Proteins encoded in a region of the Kryptolebias marmoratus isolate JLee-2015 linkage group LG14, ASM164957v2, whole genome shotgun sequence genome:
- the lman2la gene encoding lectin, mannose-binding 2-like a isoform X1 — protein sequence MAAVVVPSKRCDSKSPFDLFVRGEIMHLKLFCTLCFLLVTINGCFGDDDHEMEEFLKREFSLSKPYQGVGSLGSSHWELMGDAMVTTEQVRLTPDMQSRQGAVWSRIPCHLKDWEMQVHFKIHGQGKKNLNGDGLAIWYTKERTQKGPVFGNMDNFTGLGIFVDTYPNEEKHLEAQKKRYTPRTQRIFPFVLAMVGNGSISYDHERDGRPTELGGCNAMVRNLKHDTFLFIRYVRRRLTVMIDIDGQHEWRDCLDIPGVRLPQGYYFGASAITGDLSDNHDIISLKLYQLTVLRSKKEEEEEDQDEVTVPSVDNMDLLRLGQSDEGMSGISIFFTVLFSMLGCVFLVVIGMVVYSQWNESRRKRFY from the exons ATGGCCGCCGTCGTCGTTCCTAGCAAGCGCTGCGACTCAAAATCACCGTTCGACTTATTTGTCAGAGGCGAAATAAtgcatttaaaattattttgcacgttgtgttttcttcttgtaaCTATAAACGGGTGTTTTGGCGACGATGACCACGAAATGGAAGAGTTTTTGAAGCGGGAATTTTCCCTCTCCAAGCCTTACCAAG GTGTGGGATCTTTAGGCTCCTCCCACTGGGAGCTGATGGGGGATGCCATGGTAACCACAGAACAGGTGCGACTCACACCTGACATGCAGAGCAGGCAGGGGGCAGTATGGAGCCGCATT CCGTGCCAtctgaaggactgggagatgcAGGTGCACTTTAAGATCCACGGGCAAGGAAAGAAGAACCTGAATGGTGACGGGCTGGCCATTTGGTACACCAAGGAACGCACACAGAAAG GTCCCGTATTTGGGAATATGGACAACTTCACCGGCCTGGGTATATTTGTGGACACGTACCCCAACGAGGAGAAACACCTTGAG GCTCAGAAGAAGAGATACACGCCGCGCACACAG AGGATCTTCCCCTTTGTCCTCGCCATGGTGGGCAACGGCAGCATCAGCTACGACCACGAGCGCGACGGCCGCCCCACGGAGCTGGGCGGCTGCAACGCCATGGTGCGCAACCTCAAGCACGACACCTTCCTCTTCATCCGATACGTCCGCCGCCGGCTCACG GTGATGATAGACATCGATGGTCAGCACGAGTGGAGGGACTGCCTGGACATACCCGGGGTGAGGCTCCCACAAGGTTATTACTTTGGAGCGTCAGCGATCACTGGAGATCTCTCAG ATAACCATGATATAATATCCCTGAAACTTTACCAACTGACGGTGCTGCGGAgtaaaaaggaggaggaagaggaggatcaGGACGAAGTCACCGTCCCCAGTGTGGACAACATGGACCTTCTCAGAC TGGGTCAGAGTGACGAAGGGATGAGTGGAatatccattttcttcaccgtGCTCTTCTCCATGCTCGGCTGTGTCTTCCTCGTCGTCATCGGCATGGTGGTCTACAGCCAGTGGAACGAGAGCCGGCGCAAGCGCTTCTACTGA
- the lman2la gene encoding lectin, mannose-binding 2-like a isoform X2: MAAVVVPSKRCDSKSPFDLFVRGEIMHLKLFCTLCFLLVTINGCFGDDDHEMEEFLKREFSLSKPYQGVGSLGSSHWELMGDAMVTTEQVRLTPDMQSRQGAVWSRIPCHLKDWEMQVHFKIHGQGKKNLNGDGLAIWYTKERTQKGPVFGNMDNFTGLGIFVDTYPNEEKHLERIFPFVLAMVGNGSISYDHERDGRPTELGGCNAMVRNLKHDTFLFIRYVRRRLTVMIDIDGQHEWRDCLDIPGVRLPQGYYFGASAITGDLSDNHDIISLKLYQLTVLRSKKEEEEEDQDEVTVPSVDNMDLLRLGQSDEGMSGISIFFTVLFSMLGCVFLVVIGMVVYSQWNESRRKRFY, encoded by the exons ATGGCCGCCGTCGTCGTTCCTAGCAAGCGCTGCGACTCAAAATCACCGTTCGACTTATTTGTCAGAGGCGAAATAAtgcatttaaaattattttgcacgttgtgttttcttcttgtaaCTATAAACGGGTGTTTTGGCGACGATGACCACGAAATGGAAGAGTTTTTGAAGCGGGAATTTTCCCTCTCCAAGCCTTACCAAG GTGTGGGATCTTTAGGCTCCTCCCACTGGGAGCTGATGGGGGATGCCATGGTAACCACAGAACAGGTGCGACTCACACCTGACATGCAGAGCAGGCAGGGGGCAGTATGGAGCCGCATT CCGTGCCAtctgaaggactgggagatgcAGGTGCACTTTAAGATCCACGGGCAAGGAAAGAAGAACCTGAATGGTGACGGGCTGGCCATTTGGTACACCAAGGAACGCACACAGAAAG GTCCCGTATTTGGGAATATGGACAACTTCACCGGCCTGGGTATATTTGTGGACACGTACCCCAACGAGGAGAAACACCTTGAG AGGATCTTCCCCTTTGTCCTCGCCATGGTGGGCAACGGCAGCATCAGCTACGACCACGAGCGCGACGGCCGCCCCACGGAGCTGGGCGGCTGCAACGCCATGGTGCGCAACCTCAAGCACGACACCTTCCTCTTCATCCGATACGTCCGCCGCCGGCTCACG GTGATGATAGACATCGATGGTCAGCACGAGTGGAGGGACTGCCTGGACATACCCGGGGTGAGGCTCCCACAAGGTTATTACTTTGGAGCGTCAGCGATCACTGGAGATCTCTCAG ATAACCATGATATAATATCCCTGAAACTTTACCAACTGACGGTGCTGCGGAgtaaaaaggaggaggaagaggaggatcaGGACGAAGTCACCGTCCCCAGTGTGGACAACATGGACCTTCTCAGAC TGGGTCAGAGTGACGAAGGGATGAGTGGAatatccattttcttcaccgtGCTCTTCTCCATGCTCGGCTGTGTCTTCCTCGTCGTCATCGGCATGGTGGTCTACAGCCAGTGGAACGAGAGCCGGCGCAAGCGCTTCTACTGA
- the mtfp1 gene encoding mitochondrial fission process protein 1, translating to MDHGEDKTGKEVDIYRDTWVRFLGYANEVGESFRALVPVSLVWATYAVSTAYVTADAVDKGKKAAVAHGDNPGRTTRVAVAVVDTFVWQALASVIIPGFTINRVCAASLYLLGRTTRWPLPVRKWTTTAIGLSAIPFIITPIDRSVDFLLDSSLRKLYEGGEKHK from the exons ATGGATCACGGTGAAGACAAAACAGGCAAAGAGGTCGACATTTATCGCGACACATGGGTCCGCTTTCTGG GCTATGCCAATGAAGTCGGGGAGTCTTTCCGCGCCCTGGTTCCAGTGAGTTTGGTCTGGGCCACCTATGCTGTATCCACTGCGTACGTTACTGCTGATGCTGTGGACAAAGGGAAAAAAGCAGCTGTG GCCCATGGGGACAACCCGGGCAGGACAACTCGGGTAGCAGTCGCGGTGGTGGACACGTTTGTGTGGCAGGCCCTGGCCTCGGTGATCATCCCGGGCTTCACCATCAACCGCGTGTGCGCCGCGTCCCTCTACCTGCTGGGCAGGACCACCAGGTGGCCTCTGCCCGTTCGCAAGTGGACCACGACGGCCATCGGCCTCTCTGCGATCCCCTTCATCATCACTCCGATAGACAG GTCAGTGGATTTCCTGCTGGACTCGAGCCTCCGGAAGCTCTATGAAGGAGGAGAGAAACACAAATAA